From the Lactuca sativa cultivar Salinas chromosome 9, Lsat_Salinas_v11, whole genome shotgun sequence genome, the window CAAAACATCCAAACTTGGCAAAGTTTTCTACACTTTCTTATCATCATGATAATGGTACACAACAAATTCATCGGTTGGATGtacaagggtattatagtaattaTCCCCTCAAACACATCACCATAGTTCCAACGAATCATCCAACactatttccttttttttttttttttttttttaatttataatttcatttcaagcacgattttcactaacatgattggGTACTTCACTTTGGTTGTCCAAAGGCATGTATTGTGCCATAATCGCTCTTATCTCCGAGTCCATGTAAGTCTGAAATTTTTACACCACAAacaaataatattataataataataataataagcaaATTAATGAAAAGATATGCCCTTTGGTGACTTACTCTTAATCTATATTTGTAGACAAGATATGCTCCACCAGCAATCGAACCTAACACCAATAAAATGATCCAAACAGCGGTCCATGCAGATTTTCCTTGAACAGCCCTTTTGCCTAATTAGAAGGGCAAAAACGGAATTTTACTTATGGTGGAATGATGAAAGGAATGGAATAAGATAGGTAATGGAATGAGTTTATTAGATTCCGTGATCATGTATTGAATGTTgggatgattttttttatattttatatggaATAAGAAAAACAGCAACCGACTAAATAATGAAAAATTAACAAAATGGGAAGAACGGAATGGTCCATTCCATTCCATCTGGCAACGGAATGAACAATTCCATTCCTTCCTAAAAAAAGAAGGTGTACTTACTTATGCATGTATCATGGTCTCTTATATACAAAAGGTCACCACTACACGTGCATTCATAGCTTCCCCATGTATCCTTACAACTACATTCAGGGCATTGACATGCTTTCTTCTCTTTGCATTCATCAATATCTGTCACTCAAGGGCAAAATCGGAAATTTCTCTTCTACCCAGAATATTTACATTTAACAATTTCTCAAataaattttaagaaaaaaaaaacaataatcaaTTACCTTCACAACTTTTGACACCATCACCTTTAAACCCAACAGGACATGCACATTTCCCATTTCCACTATCCTGTTTTTTTATAAtatgttttaaaatttatttttttaatctataacttttaaaaaaaatttaaattataaaatttgAGAAAAAGTACAAACCAAGCAAGCGGAATATGAATGCCCATCTCGGGTTTCATGCCAACATCCTCCGTTATTGATCTTGCAACGTCCGGGCCCACTTGCtacaataattttatttttataatatattattatcattattattattataatacaatatattattaaaaatttaCCTTCACAGGAGGTATAACCATCTCCTTTAAATTGTACACCATCAACTAAAGGGCATTCACAAACTCTCCCACGAAAAGTGTCCTAAATATGtagataataaatataaaaaattaagcaacataataataaatatatataataataataattctaaAAATTACAAAATGTACCTTGCATGCAGTGACATTGGCAATTTTGTCATGCCAACATCCACCATAATTCTCTAAGCACTCATTTGTTTCCACAtctgaaaaaaaaatcagattaaGGTCAGTTTCTTTTTTCCCATTAAATGCTCTGAATgtggtaaatgaccattttacccttctcaaGTGTCATGTGTTATGACCTATAGAgaatgtttctttttttttttcccaTTTTAACTGATGCATACATAAAAGCTATCCCTTTTTGAACTGAATCAGACAGTCActaaatgaccattctacccttctcGAGTGTCATGTCATGACATATAAGGACTTTTTTCATCCTACTAAGTGTTGTATACATAAAGACTAATTTTTTTTGGACTAAATGAACTCTCTGAATGTGAGCGAGTGATGTATGCATAAAGACTTTCTTTCTCTGGACTGAATCAAACAgtggtaaatgaccattttacccttctcaaGTTTGGTGTCATGACCTATAAAGACTTATTTTCACATCCATTAAGTGGTGCATACACAAAGACTGTTTCTCTTTTGGGGCTAAATGAATTGTCTGAATattagtaaatgaccattttacccttctccaATGTTGTGTCATGACCCATAAACTGACAGATTATATCTTACCGTCACTCAGACAAGCAGCTGGCTCAGTTGTTTCTTCAAAACCAGCACAAATGGCCTTCAAAACAGCACCTTTCTCCAACTTTCCTGtaaaaaaatatagatatttATTATAATACAAAcacatttaattaattttctcCTTCAATGTGAACATAAAGCTAAAAACTAACCTCGGTATTGTCGATTATTAACAACTAGTGTGGGCAATATGGTCACATCACCTCTTGACCCTTTCCCAATctgccaaaaaaaaaaacataatattttttaattaatcacTTAACTATTTTATATAATCGCcctttatgtaaaaaaaatattacttGAGCATCTTGTTCTTCTTTAAGGAGAGGATTATCAGAATCTGCATTAGGGTCTCCCATACATCTCTCAATCTTCTTCAAATCAAGtcctataaaataaaaaaaacaaatattcattTTCCTTTTTCAACCTTCCATTTATACATTTTACAATaacaattagaaaaaaaaatcacctAAAGAATTGATAACCCCGTCAGCACAATCTTTATTATACTTCTTTTCCTTCATTGGACACCTTATTTGAAAATCCGTAACATAATCCCACCAAACCCAAGGCTTTTTTGTCTCATTTGCCACTTTAAAAACACAAAGTTGCCTCAAATTTTCAATAACCACATCTTTCCCTTCATACCCTTGACTAAAATCTTGTTCAGGGTCAGGAGCACAATACCTCCCATGGTTTATACATTGTGACTTACATTGTTTACTTATTGTAAAAGCTTGAGGACAATACCATGTTATATAATGAGGTGTAAACAAAGTATACCCCCCTTTTTCTAATATTTGTGCTGCACCTTTGAAATTTTTAACAAAATCCATTAACATATCACATTTTATTCCACATTCATCGTTGCTATTTGTCCAAAGTTCGTATTCTACACGATCATCTGGATGTGGGACCGATTCTCTCCAGTCAAGGTTTACGTTGACCATGTCTCCATCACTtatggatttttttaatttttctccAAATGATTTGGAGATTAAAGCGGATGGAATTGTTATGTTTTCGATGTATTTTGATGATGCGCTGTCTTCTTCCGGTGTGTCCATGGTGATTAGCGGCTCGTCGAGGTCGTCTGCTACCAAGACTGCGGATGCGCCTGCGTTTTGCGCGTTCCATACTTTTAACGCGAAGAAGCAGTCTGGGTGGGTGGAGAAAGAATATGAATTGTGATTATCATAAATATTAAACTTGTAGATATTGGTTCAGTAGTGTAACTTACACGGTTACACTACTTAACCAAATTATACCCATGTTCATGAATTCATGAACATAGGTATGTTCATAACTAAACATACATATGAACATGGATGTTTAGTTATGATCATCTCATACACATGTTGAGTTATGAACATGGGAATGTTCATAATTGAACATGAGGGAAATATCCCTAAAGAATAGACAGCTACCAAATTATCCAAAAACAAAGAATAAGCAACAACAAGATCAGTGCTAAGATAATACAAgccgtttttttttcttttattatgaaTCAGAATAAACATCATGAAAATTACCAACTAGGAAAGACTACATCCAAAAGGGAAAGTCCAAATTCATTATATGGAAAAAAGTCAAAAACAATTTGAAGCGACAACAAGAAACAAGCTTAGGTTTAGCTAGAAACAATAATAAAGATACCTAAGAATAAACGATGGAAAATCATATAGTAAAAGTTAATTGCATACCTCCACGATCGAGTAAAACAAACGTCGGCAAAGTACCAGGTTTGGCTTTAAAAGCAATACCAAATTCATCGAATTCACGACAACCTTTTCTGTTTTCTTTTGGGTAACTCACAGTTCCGGCCATACTACCACCGTATTGAGGAATACCGAAGTTGCCGATGGCACTATCGTGATTTCCCTTGATGCTTTCTGGTGAAGATACTGTTAAGCTGTTTTTTTCCACTACGAAACGACCCATTGCTGATTGATGATAGAAGCAGCTCAATAATATGAACCCTAGAAAGAGTTTCGTCATCATCGCTTCTCGACGCAATACAGGGGGATTGATGTGTTCGAGGATCTGTTAGTGTGTGCGTGTGATGGGGGGTCTGAGTGGGTGAAGTTTTTAAGTAGAGATTAAAAACCCGAAGCTGGAGATTTGGGGTTTTGTTGTTGAATATGGAATTGATTGGCGAAATAGTTTAACAATATCTGTTGAAATTTGGTGTTCTTTTGAAGAAAAAATGTTAAACGTGTGACCGAAGAACGGAAAAAGGGATTCAACTTCAATCAATCACTGTTGTCGTATACTGAATTTTCTAGTCTCTCCTTGTTGACTACAATTCTATGAACATTTTCCCCCAAAATGGAGTGAGAATTTCACAGTTTACAGATGGAGGTCAAAGTCGGtaacttttgactttgaccaaactACCCCTTTGCATATTTCCGTCATTTTTTTGTTCAGACGCACACGACGGAGCTCCGCTGCCACCTGTCGCGACACCTTCATTAGCACCGCCACCGATGAAGTCTCCTTATTTTTGCATGGGTTATATCTTCGTCTACATAGACATCTAAGCGCGAGATTAGCCATATGATGATAATTTATGGAGCAATAAATACGATGGTGGAAGCTATCAGCTATGGCTAAGGTGAGTACCACGAAGCTCCGGTATCGCGCCACCTTTATCACAATGATGATTGATGAAATCTTCGTATTCTTTCTTGATTTTACTTCTTCCACACAGACATCTAGGAGTGAAATTAACGATgtcggtgatgatgatgatgattcatGAGCAACGAGTATGACCATGAGAGTGGTGATGGTTGTGATGACGATGAGGCGGATGTTTGACGGATCCACCGGCGTCTGTGAGGCGCCGATAACCCTCTTCAGTGCCTTAAGACTTGTAATGCAAAACTGCAAGACTGCAAGTGCAGTGGCTACAGCTTATACGTAGGAAATGATCAAAGTTTAGCACATtaataaacatttttattttattttttatttacagaaaatattaTATTGACAAAACTTCAGAATTGGTCCCtgtgatttttataaaatgtcAGGTTGAGGACAACTTTCAAAAACGCTTCAAATTCTAACCGTGGTTTTACAAAGTTGCAACTTTTGTCAATTTTTCAACATTCTCTTagtattaatggattaagtatAGGGGtggaaaaagtcaaaattagggATGTCAACCGGAAAAAATAGTAAGGGGGTTGCATCTCCCGTTCTCACCCTTAAAATTTCATCATCCCTCCATCCCTCCTTCCAAAATTTCTAATCTCCTGTTCCCGCCTCCTATTGATTTTGGGATGGTTTTTTTATTGGGCTAAATGAAGTTTTTTTTGCTTAAAGatgttttttggattaaaaatacttatttataatataattttacatgttaaaaacaaaaatgttattacatcttaaaaatattatactaacaatttaaaaacataattttttttgttggaatGTGGAACCTCAATAAATGTTACCAAAtcacaactatatatatatatatatatatatatatatatatatatatatatatatatatatatatatattaacgggACCCCCATGATGGGTTTGGGACAGGACTGCCCACCCTCGTCCCCGCCCTTGAAATTAAAACGGAGGTTAGATTTGTCTCTGCCCCCGTTTTTTTAACAAATATCCCCCATATGTGATCGGAGTCCCAtgagactttttgacatccctagtcGACACGACATGAAACGAAATTAAATTGAAAgaatcaaatttcaaatttgtgTTGATGTCGTTTTCATGTTCAAATTTCGACACGATAATAGCATGAAATGTCGTGTTCATGTGTCAACCACATAAACAAGGTAACTCGAGCATCCATGTTGAAGATAATGCCTAGCCCAGGCGGCCAAACAAAAGGTAGAACCAACTCTAGTGCCCTCCCCAAAGATGGTTAGTTCTCCCTTACTATGGGTACGAAGTACCATTAGCTGACGTTTACAGTCGAACAATGCTCCgaaccggctcaaccaatccatacccacaatcataCATACATCCCTCATTGGAATAGGAATAAGGTCTATCAGAAATCTCACACCAAAAATTTCTAACATACAGTCACGCTAAACATCCAAGGCTAAAACCGTACGATCATAGGCGATGGCGACCTCCAGCGGTCGATCTAATGATCCAAGGGAAACATGAAAAATACATATTAAAAGATGaagacacaaaagatcgactcgcatcCGAGTCAAACAAAATTAACGCAGGTAATGAATTGACTAGGAATGTACATACATAAGCATGGATATATGCATACAGGAAAATATAAATTGgcagaaatataaataaatacataTCGGTAACGACGTCGAACGTCGCCCTAGCCTCCTCTGTTGTCAAATGGAAGGCTCTCCCTTGGGCATTTAGGACCTCAGCCTTCCCCTAGCGTCCATCAGTAATGCGTAAAGTCGCGGGAGTTGGAGTCTGCACTGATCTCAAGGCAAGTAGTGGGTAATCAATTGATGGAGTGCAGATATACCTaccagttttaaatttataacccaACAAAACTTATCAACTAATACACTTGTAGGCAGTGGACCTAATTAGATTACGGTAAAGAaaagtaagtcgggtgtcgatctgAGGGAACGGTATGTAGCTagtaaaataactactaaaattAATCTAGAAAAAACAActaaagtgggggggggggggggggggtattttatctgattttgcaacTAACTAAAAAAGATTGTAATCAAGAGAATGAAGACACTTTCATGTAGTTTTGAATCCCCCATTTGCATATGGTTAATTTCAAGACATTGATTAATTCAGTCGGTTACCAATGTAAAATTTATTAGAAGTCTTGATCTGATCTCCTAACGTTTtcaccaattcatgaactacTATGCAATGATCATATACGAGTGGGCATAGAATTAATTATTTAAGATTATTGGGTTATGTAATATATATCTAAGATTAATTTTCTATAATCAAGAGTATGATCAAATTATGTTCCCCAACACAATTAAAGTTGTTATCTTTATTACATATTCTTGGATTTGGTCCATCACAAGCTCTAGTAATTTAATgttcataaacaactaggtaaactAGTTCATGCAATTAAAATGGTTATTCAACTACACTAAACGTGAAATCtaagcaacaaaaattaaaaattttaacatGCTATGTATTGATAAATCTAACACAAGTTAAACCAACTTCATAAATCCATGTAAATTAGAAACTAACTCAAAGTATTAGGGTTCATCATCACTAAATGAAAGCCTAATGATTTAGCTCATAATTGCATAAaagaaacacataaacacataagaaAGTAAATTAGACATGATCAAATCTAAGCAAATCGAATGTATGATGTGAATTCTTGCTACAATCTTCTAAACTCTTGATCTTCAATCTTCTCCTCCTTCTAAAGattaatttttgcaggttttgTGTCCAAAAGTCATCTAAAACTCTAACATTCATCCTCAAACAAGGTCCTCATTTTCTTCAATAGGACCATCGTCATCAATCTCTTGGGCATCCTGGAGTATGCTCTCATCGTTTGGCTCTTCATTCTCA encodes:
- the LOC111920564 gene encoding vacuolar-sorting receptor 3 → MMTKLFLGFILLSCFYHQSAMGRFVVEKNSLTVSSPESIKGNHDSAIGNFGIPQYGGSMAGTVSYPKENRKGCREFDEFGIAFKAKPGTLPTFVLLDRGDCFFALKVWNAQNAGASAVLVADDLDEPLITMDTPEEDSASSKYIENITIPSALISKSFGEKLKKSISDGDMVNVNLDWRESVPHPDDRVEYELWTNSNDECGIKCDMLMDFVKNFKGAAQILEKGGYTLFTPHYITWYCPQAFTISKQCKSQCINHGRYCAPDPEQDFSQGYEGKDVVIENLRQLCVFKVANETKKPWVWWDYVTDFQIRCPMKEKKYNKDCADGVINSLGLDLKKIERCMGDPNADSDNPLLKEEQDAQIGKGSRGDVTILPTLVVNNRQYRGKLEKGAVLKAICAGFEETTEPAACLSDDVETNECLENYGGCWHDKIANVTACKDTFRGRVCECPLVDGVQFKGDGYTSCEASGPGRCKINNGGCWHETRDGHSYSACLDSGNGKCACPVGFKGDGVKSCEDIDECKEKKACQCPECSCKDTWGSYECTCSGDLLYIRDHDTCISKRAVQGKSAWTAVWIILLVLGSIAGGAYLVYKYRLRTYMDSEIRAIMAQYMPLDNQSEVPNHVSENRA